A single window of Candidatus Omnitrophota bacterium DNA harbors:
- a CDS encoding O-antigen ligase family protein produces the protein MRRLIPELLMGLLAGVGLGQLSVSGAPFRYTVGGLLSMLVLYAFLRHAVGFLCALLLLRPALDPLLVSVRVSLAGVDIGLGGLVALGLTLATVVYVLASPNTFNRLHEHPIVWMYVTFLFVAVIAWAQMDDKAEGMKVLARLGSVFSILLLVIVHIQDAGQARQLLRAMLYSAIIPIGWGFWTVARHGGRLEGTFEHPNILAFFLLVVIGCVLFQVDRPADDRRASRWRVVALLMLLGALLLTKTRSGWAAALMMSGLYALLFKRAWLLPLIALTMLLAITPLVKQHVLNTMSRYGHRMAVNEQSSLGWRLETWSDLMKRGVQRPFFGYGLNADYRMVREHLGAHNDYLRWFLEAGIVGVVAYFAPYLYLLMHAIRHRQMFPPESLPAKLAGLLICFIPAFLLMSLTENLASYVVIHWYLWALIGMYVVSHTPSEPAHAPHPVAA, from the coding sequence ATGCGGCGGCTGATTCCAGAACTGTTGATGGGACTCCTCGCAGGAGTAGGTCTTGGCCAGCTGAGTGTCAGCGGCGCGCCATTCCGTTATACGGTGGGGGGGCTGTTGAGCATGCTGGTCCTCTACGCGTTCCTCAGGCACGCCGTGGGGTTTCTCTGCGCCCTGCTGCTGTTGCGGCCTGCCCTGGATCCGCTGCTGGTTTCTGTCCGCGTCTCTCTCGCCGGGGTTGATATCGGGCTTGGCGGATTGGTCGCCCTGGGGCTTACCCTGGCCACGGTGGTCTATGTCTTGGCGAGTCCGAACACCTTCAATCGTCTGCACGAGCATCCGATTGTTTGGATGTACGTCACCTTCTTGTTCGTGGCCGTGATCGCGTGGGCGCAGATGGATGATAAAGCCGAAGGCATGAAGGTCCTCGCTCGGCTGGGTTCGGTGTTCTCGATCTTGCTGCTGGTCATCGTGCATATCCAAGACGCGGGCCAAGCGCGGCAACTGCTGCGCGCCATGCTCTATTCCGCCATCATTCCGATTGGATGGGGGTTCTGGACGGTCGCGCGGCACGGCGGCCGGCTTGAAGGGACGTTCGAGCATCCCAACATCCTGGCGTTTTTCTTGCTGGTCGTGATCGGCTGCGTGTTATTCCAGGTGGATCGGCCGGCCGATGATCGTCGGGCATCCCGGTGGAGAGTCGTCGCGTTGCTCATGTTGCTCGGCGCCCTGTTGCTGACCAAGACTCGCAGCGGCTGGGCCGCGGCCTTGATGATGAGCGGCCTCTACGCGCTGCTGTTCAAACGCGCATGGCTTCTGCCGTTGATCGCCTTGACGATGCTCCTCGCCATCACTCCGCTGGTCAAACAGCACGTGCTTAACACGATGAGCCGGTATGGACACCGCATGGCGGTGAATGAGCAAAGCTCCTTAGGCTGGCGCTTGGAGACGTGGTCGGACCTCATGAAGCGGGGGGTTCAGCGTCCATTCTTCGGCTATGGCCTCAACGCGGACTACCGGATGGTCAGAGAGCATCTTGGCGCGCACAACGATTATCTGCGATGGTTCCTCGAAGCGGGCATTGTCGGGGTGGTCGCCTATTTCGCGCCGTACCTCTACCTCCTCATGCATGCGATTCGGCATCGGCAGATGTTTCCACCCGAGAGCCTACCGGCGAAACTCGCCGGATTGTTGATCTGTTTTATCCCAGCGTTTCTTTTGATGAGTCTCACAGAGAACTTGGCGAGTTATGTGGTGATTCACTGGTATCTGTGGGCCCTCATCGGAATGTACGTGGTGTCACACACGCCATCGGAGCCTGCGCATGCCCCCCATCCTGTTGCAGCCTGA